Proteins from a single region of Polyangiaceae bacterium:
- a CDS encoding DUF1343 domain-containing protein, which yields MALRHAVLLLALAGAQDSSVVAPKLGRVRAPMLPAAVVARPEPPETPPAALLRLPAAERRVLEAAIESAVKGGDLPGAVVVVGSSRGVWFQQAFGRLAVEPVPLPMRLDAVFDLASLTKAVATAMSVSRLVQDGRVGYDQPVSRWIPSFGREDKRSITLRALLTHTSGLPAANDVRDETQGTTRAAEAIARLPLNQSGAYRYSDLGFIVLGAVVERASGQTLDQFAAREVFQPLGMTSTRFRPPRSPLLVPTTREESGFLRGTVHDPRARALGGVAGHAGLFASAGDLARLARALLLGGTLQGTRVLDRAAVDRMTRPLSAPRAKDLAAIRENAELDRDARFTLGWDSPDDPETSAMSPASYGHEGFTGTSLWIDPRRDQFVVMLSSRLHPDGRGKAVPLGREIRRLFAGAKPTRVERPVECGIDHLADAGALTGRRVAMLTHAAARDRFGRRSIDVAFEKLGSGLVRVLTPEHGLDARQVGAGRESVDAMTGLEVRSAYGSSFDAALLGVDTVLVDLVDVGARFYTYEASTFRLLEAAARRHVKVIVLDRPNPLGGEVVEGPLSAAEPPILVDPHPLPLRHGLTLGELSRLFVAERRLALELTVVPARGWARAQHFDVTRQQWFDPSPNLRSAAAAELYPGIALFETTNLSVGRGTPTPFEVLGAPWLDAEQLARSLHVPGVSIRATRFVPAAGPHRGVVCRGLRFQVTDREGFRPVQLGLSLAAALRFHHGAAWQRQHFGLLLGSASLATMVDEGTPVEVLLRRAEDDAKRFRRRRQRFLLYD from the coding sequence ATGGCATTGCGCCACGCGGTCTTGCTCTTGGCGCTAGCTGGCGCCCAAGACAGCTCCGTCGTAGCGCCGAAGCTAGGTCGGGTGCGTGCACCCATGCTGCCAGCAGCGGTCGTGGCCCGCCCAGAGCCGCCTGAAACCCCGCCGGCTGCGCTTCTGCGCTTGCCGGCCGCGGAGCGTCGGGTGTTGGAAGCCGCGATCGAGTCCGCGGTGAAGGGCGGCGACCTGCCCGGAGCCGTCGTGGTCGTCGGCTCCAGCCGAGGCGTTTGGTTTCAGCAAGCCTTCGGCAGGTTGGCGGTGGAGCCAGTGCCTCTACCGATGCGGTTGGACGCGGTGTTCGATCTCGCGTCGCTGACGAAGGCAGTGGCGACGGCAATGAGTGTCAGCCGCCTCGTCCAAGACGGCCGCGTTGGCTACGACCAGCCAGTTTCTCGTTGGATCCCAAGCTTTGGTCGTGAAGACAAGCGCTCGATCACGCTCCGCGCGCTGCTGACACATACCTCGGGCCTGCCCGCCGCGAACGACGTGCGTGACGAGACGCAAGGTACGACGCGGGCAGCGGAAGCAATCGCCCGGCTGCCGCTGAATCAATCGGGAGCCTATCGCTACAGCGATCTCGGGTTCATCGTCCTTGGCGCGGTCGTCGAGCGGGCGAGCGGGCAAACCCTGGACCAGTTTGCGGCCCGCGAGGTCTTCCAACCCCTCGGCATGACCAGCACGAGGTTTCGCCCGCCTCGGTCGCCGCTACTGGTACCCACCACCCGCGAGGAATCGGGCTTCTTGCGCGGCACGGTCCACGATCCGCGCGCCCGCGCTCTAGGAGGCGTCGCCGGGCATGCGGGCCTGTTTGCCAGTGCCGGCGATCTCGCGCGGCTGGCTCGCGCGCTGCTACTCGGGGGCACGCTGCAGGGTACACGCGTGCTCGATCGAGCTGCGGTCGATCGCATGACCCGGCCGCTATCCGCACCGCGCGCAAAAGATCTGGCAGCGATCCGGGAAAACGCGGAACTCGATCGCGATGCCCGCTTCACGCTGGGTTGGGACTCGCCCGACGATCCCGAGACGAGCGCGATGTCGCCCGCTAGCTACGGGCACGAGGGCTTCACGGGAACCAGTTTGTGGATCGATCCGCGGCGCGATCAGTTCGTGGTGATGCTCTCCAGCCGGCTGCACCCCGACGGACGAGGAAAGGCCGTGCCTCTTGGGCGAGAGATCCGTCGGCTTTTCGCTGGTGCAAAACCAACTCGCGTCGAGCGTCCCGTCGAATGCGGCATCGATCACCTTGCGGACGCGGGTGCTTTGACGGGGCGCCGCGTGGCGATGCTCACCCACGCGGCAGCTCGCGACCGCTTTGGCCGTCGCAGCATCGATGTGGCGTTCGAGAAGCTCGGCAGCGGATTGGTGCGTGTGTTGACGCCTGAACACGGCCTGGATGCACGCCAAGTGGGAGCTGGGCGAGAGAGCGTGGATGCAATGACCGGGCTCGAGGTGCGTAGCGCCTATGGCTCGTCCTTCGACGCGGCGCTGCTGGGCGTGGACACGGTGCTCGTCGATTTGGTCGACGTAGGCGCGCGCTTTTACACCTACGAAGCGAGCACGTTTCGTTTGCTCGAGGCTGCGGCACGCCGCCACGTGAAAGTGATCGTGCTCGATCGGCCGAACCCCCTCGGCGGTGAGGTGGTGGAAGGCCCTCTTTCGGCGGCGGAGCCGCCCATCCTCGTGGACCCGCATCCGCTGCCCCTTCGGCATGGTCTGACCTTGGGCGAACTTTCGCGACTGTTCGTGGCGGAGCGACGACTCGCCTTGGAGCTGACGGTCGTGCCGGCGCGAGGCTGGGCTCGTGCGCAGCACTTCGACGTCACTCGTCAGCAATGGTTCGACCCCTCTCCCAACCTGCGCTCTGCAGCGGCCGCAGAACTGTATCCCGGGATTGCGCTGTTCGAGACCACGAACCTGTCCGTCGGGCGGGGAACGCCCACGCCCTTCGAAGTGTTGGGCGCGCCCTGGCTCGATGCCGAGCAGCTCGCGCGTTCGCTCCACGTGCCTGGCGTATCCATCCGTGCGACGCGTTTCGTACCGGCCGCGGGACCCCATCGCGGCGTCGTATGCCGCGGCCTGCGATTCCAAGTGACGGACCGCGAAGGGTTTCGCCCGGTGCAGCTGGGCCTTTCCCTCGCTGCAGCGCTTCGCTTCCACCACGGCGCTGCTTGGCAACGGCAGCACTTCGGTCTGCTGCTGGGTAGCGCCAGCTTGGCCACGATGGTCGACGAGGGAACGCCCGTCGAAGTTTTGCTGAGAAGGGCCGAGGACGACGCGAAGCGCTTTCGCCGCCGCCGTCAGCGCTTCCTCCTCTATGACTGA
- the bioD gene encoding dethiobiotin synthase, whose translation MKPRALLVTGTDTGVGKTVVSRGILRACRRRGEEIAPLKLVETGCREVEGELYPEDGVRLARAAGSEDLSTDLQRIVPFRFALPASPTMAAAHVGRELTHSDAMEAVERAFLYCPRLLIEGAGGALVPITKDFDFADLAQELGSEVIVVARDALGTLNHSLLTLEALRRRGITVRALVLNATSPEPSPLDHRAEMLRLQPRLEVWGPLPWIPNGSDDDFADALEAAGLEVSTLLAGA comes from the coding sequence ATGAAGCCGCGCGCCCTGCTGGTGACTGGCACCGACACGGGAGTCGGCAAGACCGTGGTGAGCCGCGGCATCCTGCGCGCGTGCCGTCGGCGCGGCGAAGAGATCGCACCGCTCAAACTGGTGGAGACAGGCTGCCGCGAGGTCGAAGGTGAGCTCTATCCCGAGGACGGTGTTCGCCTGGCGCGCGCTGCGGGGAGCGAGGATCTCTCGACTGATCTTCAGCGCATCGTGCCCTTTCGCTTTGCACTTCCGGCGAGTCCCACGATGGCAGCCGCTCACGTGGGGCGAGAGCTGACGCACTCCGATGCGATGGAGGCCGTCGAGCGCGCCTTCCTGTACTGCCCTCGGCTGCTGATCGAGGGTGCGGGCGGCGCACTCGTGCCCATCACGAAGGACTTCGACTTTGCCGATCTCGCGCAGGAACTCGGCTCCGAAGTGATCGTCGTGGCGCGCGATGCCCTCGGCACCCTGAACCACAGCTTGCTCACGCTGGAGGCCCTCCGCAGACGTGGCATCACCGTGCGTGCACTGGTGCTCAACGCGACGAGCCCGGAACCTTCCCCACTGGATCACCGCGCGGAAATGCTACGTTTGCAGCCGCGTCTCGAAGTCTGGGGCCCGCTGCCGTGGATCCCGAACGGCAGCGATGACGACTTCGCCGACGCGCTGGAGGCTGCAGGGCTTGAAGTGAGCACGCTCCTAGCTGGAGCGTGA
- a CDS encoding 7-carboxy-7-deazaguanine synthase QueE, whose protein sequence is MAELRVSEIFESLQGEGVSAGTPCTFLRLATCNLRCSWCDTKYTWDFKNHDYDKEVTHQAVRDVATRLGALAQRRLVVTGGEPLLQASALEALLDELTGFTVEVETNGTLAPSAGLAKRVDQWNVSPKLANADEPRERRVVLDALRQFRDLPQAWLKLVLRTSACVSEALQLVDELDWPRERVIFMPEANDLEQLERRAPEIANASRQYGVRFSSRLHLALWNGRRGT, encoded by the coding sequence TTGGCCGAGCTGCGCGTGTCGGAGATCTTCGAGAGCCTTCAAGGCGAGGGGGTATCTGCGGGGACGCCGTGCACATTTCTTCGCTTGGCGACCTGTAATCTGCGCTGTTCGTGGTGCGACACGAAGTACACCTGGGACTTCAAGAACCACGACTATGACAAGGAAGTGACGCACCAAGCCGTGCGCGACGTTGCGACGCGGCTCGGCGCTCTTGCACAGCGAAGACTCGTGGTGACCGGGGGCGAGCCGTTGCTGCAGGCGTCCGCGTTGGAAGCGCTGCTCGACGAGTTGACCGGTTTCACCGTCGAGGTCGAGACGAATGGCACCTTGGCTCCCTCGGCCGGGCTGGCGAAACGGGTCGATCAATGGAACGTCTCACCCAAACTTGCGAACGCCGATGAGCCCCGCGAGCGGCGCGTCGTGCTCGATGCGTTGCGACAGTTTCGCGACCTGCCGCAGGCTTGGCTCAAGCTGGTCCTGAGAACGTCAGCGTGTGTGAGCGAAGCGCTGCAACTCGTCGACGAGCTCGATTGGCCGCGCGAGCGGGTCATCTTCATGCCTGAAGCGAACGACCTCGAACAATTGGAACGCCGCGCTCCTGAGATCGCGAACGCTTCGCGCCAGTACGGCGTGCGCTTTTCATCGCGCCTGCATCTGGCGCTGTGGAACGGGCGCAGAGGAACATGA